The proteins below are encoded in one region of Tessaracoccus aquimaris:
- a CDS encoding aspartate ammonia-lyase has translation MVRIERDSLGELEIPDDVYWGINTARAIENFRISRRKINVYPDLLVAYAQVKQAAARANSEIGVLDAERADLIDRAAQDIIDGRLRDQFVVGVIQGGAGTSTNMNVNEVIANRGLELAGRPFGDYQYLSPNDHVNRSQSTNDTYPSAVKLSLVYSMTRLIVELRLLRNSFAAKGREFREVLKVGRTQLQDAVPMTLGQEFWGFSTTIGEDLDRLEDVRQLLWTLNLGATAIGTGITAPPDYAPAVLRHLREITGLEQLANAKDLIEATSDTGVFLSLSSVLKRSAMRLSKIANDLRLLSSGPQVGLDEINLPAKQAGSSIMPGKVNPVIPEAVNQVAFIIAGADVTVSMASEAGQLQLNAFEPVMAHVLLQNATWLRRAVRTLRINCIDGITANEERLRANVDASVGVVTALTPRIGYAAAARLAKRALHDGESIRELVLDEDLMAPDELDEMLDPAALSGGLFDTGPLPAMTPEAIASLEAALDEADRGDRA, from the coding sequence ATGGTGCGAATCGAGAGGGATTCCCTCGGAGAGCTCGAAATCCCCGACGACGTGTACTGGGGCATCAACACGGCGAGGGCCATCGAGAACTTCCGGATCAGCAGGCGAAAGATCAACGTGTACCCCGACCTGCTGGTCGCCTACGCGCAGGTCAAGCAGGCGGCCGCGCGCGCCAACAGCGAGATCGGCGTCCTCGACGCGGAGCGGGCCGACCTGATCGACCGCGCGGCGCAGGACATCATCGACGGCAGGTTGCGCGACCAGTTCGTGGTGGGCGTCATCCAGGGCGGCGCGGGGACCTCCACCAACATGAACGTCAACGAGGTGATCGCGAACCGCGGCCTGGAGCTCGCGGGCCGACCCTTCGGCGACTACCAGTACCTCTCGCCCAACGACCACGTGAACCGGTCGCAGTCGACGAACGACACCTACCCGAGCGCCGTCAAGCTGAGCCTCGTCTACTCGATGACCCGGCTCATCGTCGAGTTGCGGCTGCTGCGCAACTCCTTCGCCGCGAAGGGCCGCGAGTTCCGCGAGGTGCTCAAGGTGGGCCGCACCCAGTTGCAGGACGCCGTGCCCATGACCCTCGGCCAGGAGTTCTGGGGCTTCTCCACCACCATCGGCGAAGACCTCGACCGGCTCGAGGACGTCCGCCAACTGCTCTGGACGCTGAACCTGGGTGCGACCGCGATCGGCACCGGCATCACTGCTCCGCCCGACTACGCGCCTGCGGTGCTGCGGCACCTGCGCGAGATCACCGGCCTGGAGCAGCTCGCCAACGCCAAGGACCTGATCGAGGCCACTAGCGACACCGGCGTGTTCCTGTCGTTGTCCTCGGTGCTGAAGCGCTCCGCGATGCGGCTGTCGAAGATCGCCAACGATCTCAGGCTGCTCAGCTCCGGCCCGCAGGTCGGGCTGGACGAGATCAACCTGCCGGCAAAGCAGGCCGGCTCCTCGATCATGCCCGGCAAGGTCAACCCCGTCATCCCCGAGGCCGTCAACCAGGTCGCCTTCATCATCGCGGGCGCCGACGTCACCGTCTCGATGGCCTCCGAGGCGGGCCAGCTCCAGCTCAACGCGTTCGAGCCGGTGATGGCGCACGTGCTGCTGCAGAACGCCACCTGGCTGCGGCGGGCGGTGCGCACGCTGCGGATCAACTGCATCGACGGGATCACGGCCAACGAGGAAAGGCTGCGCGCGAACGTCGACGCCTCCGTAGGGGTCGTCACGGCGCTGACCCCGCGGATCGGGTACGCCGCGGCGGCCCGCCTCGCGAAGCGGGCGCTCCACGACGGAGAGTCGATCCGCGAGCTCGTGCTCGACGAGGACCTGATGGCGCCCGATGAGCTCGACGAGATGCTCGACCCGGCGGCGCTGTCGGGCGGCCTGTTCGACACGGGACCGCTGCCCGCCATGACGCCCGAGGCGATCGCCTCGCTCGAGGCGGCATTGGATGAGGCGGACCGGGGGGATCGGGCCTGA
- a CDS encoding dipeptidase, giving the protein MSLTDAVNHAMPSVLSDLKRLITIPSISSQPEHDDDVLAAADMVAELLRGAGCPDVRFLEVAGGKPAVLGHYPAPEGQPTVLLYAHYDVQPTGDVEQWTSPAFSPDEREGRLYARGSADDKGGIAVHLGVLRSFLGAPPVGVKIFIEGEEEIGSPTIPALLERFGDELKADVFVIADAVNWKVGEPALTSTLRGVVDAVVTVSTLETGLHSGQFGGVVPDALTSLCRLLATLHDERGNVAIEGLLTAPDPEVEYDEDRLRQETGILDGVEWIGDGMASARMWTKPSASVLAIDATPVKDASNTLIPSARAKVSVRIAPGDDAKRATAALRDHLVNNAPWGAKVTVEPGQGGSGTTIDLSSDKAQAALSSFKEAFGVDAVQIGTGGSIPIVAEFAELNPDAVFLLTAVVDPTSRMHGIDESLDLADLHKATLAEALLLQNLAR; this is encoded by the coding sequence ATGAGCCTCACCGATGCCGTCAACCATGCGATGCCCTCCGTCCTGAGTGACCTGAAGCGCCTCATCACCATCCCGTCGATCTCGTCCCAGCCGGAGCATGACGACGATGTCCTCGCCGCCGCGGACATGGTCGCCGAACTGCTCCGCGGGGCCGGCTGCCCAGACGTTCGGTTCCTCGAGGTCGCGGGAGGCAAGCCCGCCGTGCTCGGTCACTACCCCGCGCCAGAGGGGCAGCCGACCGTCCTGCTGTACGCGCACTACGACGTGCAGCCCACCGGCGACGTCGAGCAGTGGACCTCGCCTGCCTTCTCGCCGGATGAGCGCGAGGGCCGCCTCTACGCCCGCGGCTCGGCCGACGACAAGGGCGGCATCGCGGTGCACCTCGGGGTGCTGCGCTCGTTCCTCGGAGCGCCGCCCGTCGGCGTCAAGATCTTCATCGAGGGTGAGGAGGAGATCGGCTCACCCACCATCCCGGCGCTGCTCGAGCGCTTCGGCGACGAGCTGAAGGCCGACGTCTTCGTCATCGCGGACGCCGTCAACTGGAAGGTCGGCGAGCCAGCCCTCACGTCGACTCTCCGCGGCGTGGTCGACGCGGTCGTGACGGTCTCAACGCTCGAGACGGGCCTCCACTCCGGCCAGTTCGGCGGTGTGGTCCCCGACGCGTTGACCAGCCTGTGTCGGCTGCTGGCGACCCTGCACGACGAGCGCGGCAACGTGGCGATCGAGGGCCTGCTGACCGCTCCGGACCCGGAGGTCGAGTACGACGAGGATCGGCTCCGTCAGGAGACCGGCATCCTGGACGGCGTCGAATGGATCGGCGACGGCATGGCGTCGGCGCGGATGTGGACCAAGCCCTCCGCCTCGGTGCTCGCCATCGACGCCACGCCGGTCAAGGACGCCTCCAACACGCTGATCCCGAGCGCAAGGGCAAAGGTCAGCGTGCGGATCGCCCCCGGGGACGACGCCAAGCGGGCCACCGCGGCGTTGCGCGATCACCTGGTGAACAACGCCCCCTGGGGGGCGAAGGTGACGGTCGAGCCCGGCCAGGGCGGCTCCGGTACCACCATCGACCTCAGCAGCGACAAGGCACAGGCGGCGTTGTCGTCGTTCAAGGAGGCGTTCGGGGTGGACGCGGTCCAGATCGGCACCGGCGGCTCCATCCCGATCGTGGCCGAGTTCGCGGAACTCAACCCCGACGCCGTCTTCCTGCTGACCGCGGTCGTCGACCCGACCTCCCGGATGCACGGCATCGACGAGTCCCTCGACCTCGCCGACCTGCACAAGGCGACCCTCGCGGAGGCGTTGCTGCTGCAGAACCTGGCCCGGTGA
- a CDS encoding M28 family peptidase: MRRLLPAALAAAALFACTSEAPQPSEPVSPAPASQGPSEGPWTGEQLTDRVFAHLEAFQRIADGNAGTRAHDTSGYDASLDYAEQSLARAGFTTSRHTSEAVVEENSTAAVRVVQGTQVDLGTVEPMTRTPGGEATAPVALTTDPLGCTLDDYAAAKGAVVLVQRGRCPFTEKSALAHEAGALALIVYNAPGQGDLRGELADRDDLIPSVGISDAAGAALAAAASEGGIVVQVTVEESRETIQVTNLIADWPGTGDGDVLVLGAHLDSVPAGPGINDNASGVSLALTLAERLAAEGRADGLRVAFWGAEELGLVGSGAYVKSLSQEEVGRIAGYVNLDMVASTNGLIGLYGAGAPFEAFSAELERHDVGYQVLSITGASDHAWFESLDIGVAGFYTGAGEPLSGDEAQRFGAPPTPHATGAITSPATPSTRSQRPRSASASATSPPRAWTA, encoded by the coding sequence ATGAGACGACTTCTCCCCGCCGCGCTCGCCGCCGCCGCGCTGTTCGCCTGCACCTCCGAGGCGCCGCAGCCAAGCGAACCGGTGAGCCCGGCCCCGGCGTCCCAGGGGCCGTCGGAGGGGCCGTGGACGGGCGAACAGCTCACCGACAGGGTGTTCGCGCACCTTGAGGCCTTCCAGCGGATCGCCGACGGTAATGCAGGCACCCGCGCGCACGACACCTCCGGCTACGACGCGTCGCTTGACTACGCGGAGCAGAGCCTCGCCAGGGCGGGGTTCACCACCAGCAGACACACCAGCGAGGCAGTGGTCGAGGAGAACAGCACCGCGGCGGTGCGGGTGGTCCAGGGCACCCAGGTCGACCTCGGCACGGTCGAACCGATGACCCGCACGCCGGGGGGCGAGGCGACCGCCCCCGTAGCGCTCACCACGGACCCGCTCGGCTGCACCCTCGACGACTACGCCGCGGCCAAGGGAGCCGTCGTGCTCGTGCAGCGAGGCAGGTGCCCGTTCACCGAGAAGTCGGCCCTCGCACACGAGGCGGGCGCACTCGCCCTGATCGTCTACAACGCTCCCGGACAGGGAGACCTGCGCGGCGAACTCGCCGACCGCGACGACCTCATCCCGAGCGTCGGGATCTCCGACGCGGCGGGCGCGGCCCTGGCGGCGGCCGCCTCCGAAGGTGGGATCGTGGTGCAGGTCACGGTCGAGGAGAGCCGCGAGACCATCCAGGTCACCAACCTGATCGCCGACTGGCCAGGAACCGGCGACGGTGACGTACTGGTCCTGGGGGCACACCTCGACTCGGTGCCCGCCGGCCCCGGCATCAACGACAACGCCTCCGGGGTGTCGCTCGCGTTGACGCTCGCCGAGCGCCTCGCCGCGGAGGGCCGGGCCGACGGCCTTCGCGTCGCGTTCTGGGGAGCGGAGGAACTCGGCCTTGTCGGCTCGGGCGCCTACGTGAAGTCGCTCAGCCAGGAGGAGGTCGGCAGGATCGCGGGCTACGTCAACCTCGACATGGTCGCCTCCACCAACGGCCTGATCGGCCTGTACGGCGCTGGGGCCCCGTTCGAGGCCTTCTCCGCTGAACTCGAACGCCACGACGTCGGCTACCAGGTGCTGAGCATCACCGGTGCCTCCGATCACGCCTGGTTCGAGAGCCTCGACATCGGGGTCGCCGGCTTCTACACCGGCGCTGGCGAGCCGCTCAGCGGCGACGAGGCGCAGCGTTTCGGGGCACCGCCGACGCCCCACGCGACCGGTGCTATCACCTCGCCTGCGACACCCTCGACGAGGTCTCAACGCCCCAGGTCCGCGAGCGCCTCGGCGACATCGCCGCCGCGGGCCTGGACGGCATGA
- a CDS encoding NUDIX domain-containing protein, translated as MEIELLAWVMVRDGDGRVLLGRRAGTALADGLWNLPGGHVEPRESVAQAGAREAAEEVGVQIAPEDLTVHGVQRWSVAGASGFNILLVADRWAGDPTPLEGTSEVGWFAPDAPPVDILPWLPAVLARPSSGSLWWDEVPG; from the coding sequence ATGGAGATCGAACTGCTCGCCTGGGTGATGGTGCGCGACGGCGACGGCCGGGTACTGCTGGGGCGCCGCGCCGGCACCGCCCTGGCGGACGGGCTCTGGAACCTGCCCGGCGGACACGTCGAGCCACGCGAGTCGGTCGCGCAGGCGGGCGCGCGAGAGGCCGCAGAGGAGGTTGGCGTGCAGATCGCACCCGAGGACCTGACGGTGCACGGCGTGCAGCGCTGGAGCGTCGCCGGGGCGTCCGGGTTCAACATCCTGCTTGTCGCAGACCGCTGGGCGGGCGACCCGACGCCACTGGAGGGCACCTCCGAGGTGGGCTGGTTCGCCCCGGACGCGCCGCCCGTCGACATCCTGCCTTGGCTTCCCGCGGTGCTGGCCCGGCCTTCGTCGGGGTCGCTCTGGTGGGACGAGGTGCCCGGCTGA
- a CDS encoding HPr family phosphocarrier protein, protein MPSKTVVVGSTVGLHARPAALIAAAAGEFDDDIFLSVDGDGVDAASSLLIMTLGAELGAIVTVESDNGEAVEAIASMIEQNLDG, encoded by the coding sequence ATGCCGAGCAAGACCGTCGTGGTGGGGTCGACCGTCGGGCTGCACGCCCGTCCAGCAGCCCTGATCGCCGCCGCGGCCGGTGAGTTCGATGACGACATCTTCCTCTCGGTCGACGGCGACGGCGTCGATGCCGCGTCCTCGCTGTTGATCATGACGCTCGGCGCCGAACTGGGCGCGATCGTCACCGTCGAGTCGGACAACGGGGAGGCCGTCGAGGCCATCGCCTCGATGATCGAGCAGAACCTGGACGGCTGA
- a CDS encoding glycoside hydrolase family 76 protein gives MSQARADEAARSVLEAFLQRPMSVPYLRLGAVQRPKAPLRRWDYWWQAHLLDCLVDARLRGSRLVDQGLINRQLTGIWVRNGFRYRNHYFDDMAWLSLAAQRAGSRRVRLRKRLESALTPDFGGGSFWRTDREYKATAATGPISLFLARAGQRRQAADLLRWLRLVLADESGLFRDGIRLSNGVPEVTRWVFTYNQGPALGTMLELGDDANLAAAARHIAAVGEHLVRPASRVLITHQSGDGGLFTGILTRYLALAANDSRLPDGTRALAGDLVAATAENLWRGREHRGFRGRVVTVFPQDTSLKPPVHTDVVELSTQLQAWMALEAAATLR, from the coding sequence GTGAGTCAGGCCCGCGCGGACGAGGCGGCACGCAGCGTCCTGGAGGCCTTCCTCCAGCGCCCCATGAGCGTGCCCTACCTGCGGCTCGGTGCGGTGCAACGCCCCAAGGCGCCGCTGCGGCGCTGGGACTACTGGTGGCAGGCCCACCTGCTCGACTGCCTCGTCGACGCGCGGCTGCGTGGCTCGCGACTGGTCGACCAGGGCCTGATCAACCGCCAGTTGACCGGCATCTGGGTGCGCAACGGGTTCAGATACCGCAACCACTACTTCGACGACATGGCCTGGCTCTCGCTCGCGGCGCAGCGCGCAGGCTCGCGCCGGGTCCGGCTCCGGAAGCGGCTCGAGTCGGCGCTCACCCCCGACTTCGGCGGTGGATCGTTCTGGCGCACCGACCGCGAGTACAAGGCGACGGCGGCCACCGGGCCGATCTCGCTCTTCCTGGCGCGCGCGGGGCAGCGGCGTCAGGCGGCCGACCTGTTGCGCTGGCTGCGCCTGGTACTCGCCGACGAGTCGGGCCTGTTCCGAGACGGCATTCGGCTCAGCAACGGGGTCCCCGAGGTGACCAGGTGGGTGTTCACCTACAACCAGGGCCCGGCGCTCGGCACCATGCTCGAACTGGGTGACGACGCCAACCTTGCCGCCGCGGCCAGACACATCGCGGCGGTGGGCGAGCACCTGGTGAGGCCGGCCAGCCGGGTGCTGATCACGCACCAGTCCGGCGACGGCGGCCTGTTCACTGGCATCCTGACCCGCTACCTTGCGCTCGCCGCCAACGACAGCCGACTGCCGGATGGCACCCGCGCGCTGGCCGGGGATCTGGTGGCGGCGACCGCGGAGAACCTGTGGCGGGGCCGGGAGCATCGCGGGTTCCGCGGCCGGGTGGTGACGGTGTTCCCGCAGGACACCTCGCTGAAGCCGCCGGTCCACACCGACGTCGTGGAACTCTCCACGCAGTTGCAGGCATGGATGGCGCTGGAGGCCGCCGCGACCCTCCGCTGA
- a CDS encoding M28 family peptidase — MRRLPALALACLAITGCTAAPEEQPTASTGWSLPSAPVSAAVPTATVAPETASPSAPPPVTPGPLTTADDSARAFDHLTNLSAIAERHGTRTTGGDGYPPALDYVDLTLRQAGFETTRETFLSNEAVGASDLVLEIGDLDLSGTPLGGSASQAEPITAPLGFPATPQGCSPGDFDALASSVVFLEDGGCPLEQKVAAMTKAGVAGVIVAEPEGQAPQWLRATRADFLMLSLDAEQAARVKAMRGEAKQVRMGARVRYEVDEGVNLFATWPGTGDAGVVMMGAHLDAISPGANDNGSGVATVLALAERLAANGKAEGLQVAIWDAEEPGALGSISFADSRTPEQWSRISSYVNFDMVASPNGVLGLFGNGAALNSFEEAGKRLGIAYELIELVGMTDSEPIRIVGGVDVVGVHTGSVQEITADQARRFGSIEGEAADRCYHMYCDTLATVNTPAVRQRWGQIARLSLAGVEDLLANS; from the coding sequence ATGCGTCGACTCCCAGCACTAGCGCTGGCCTGCCTGGCCATCACCGGTTGCACCGCCGCGCCCGAGGAGCAACCGACCGCCAGCACCGGGTGGAGCCTCCCGAGCGCACCCGTCAGCGCCGCCGTCCCCACCGCGACCGTGGCCCCAGAGACCGCCAGCCCCAGCGCCCCGCCGCCAGTTACCCCCGGACCGCTCACCACCGCCGACGACTCGGCGCGCGCGTTCGACCACCTGACGAACCTGAGCGCCATCGCCGAGCGGCACGGCACCCGCACCACCGGCGGCGACGGCTACCCACCTGCCCTCGACTACGTGGACCTGACGCTGCGGCAGGCGGGCTTCGAGACAACACGCGAGACCTTCCTCTCCAACGAGGCAGTGGGCGCCTCCGACCTCGTTCTGGAGATCGGCGACCTCGACCTTTCGGGAACCCCGCTCGGTGGGAGCGCCTCGCAGGCGGAGCCGATCACCGCGCCCCTCGGCTTCCCCGCTACGCCGCAGGGCTGCTCGCCAGGAGACTTCGACGCCCTCGCGTCGTCCGTGGTGTTCCTCGAGGACGGCGGCTGCCCGCTGGAGCAGAAGGTTGCCGCCATGACGAAGGCCGGCGTCGCGGGCGTGATCGTCGCGGAACCTGAGGGTCAGGCCCCGCAGTGGCTGAGGGCAACCCGGGCCGACTTCCTGATGCTGTCCCTCGACGCCGAACAGGCCGCACGGGTCAAGGCGATGCGAGGGGAGGCGAAGCAGGTGAGGATGGGGGCCCGCGTCAGGTACGAGGTCGACGAGGGCGTCAACCTGTTCGCCACCTGGCCAGGGACCGGCGACGCGGGGGTCGTGATGATGGGGGCACATCTGGACGCGATCAGCCCGGGCGCCAATGACAACGGCTCGGGGGTCGCCACCGTGCTCGCACTTGCGGAGCGGCTCGCCGCTAACGGGAAGGCCGAGGGCCTGCAGGTCGCGATCTGGGACGCGGAGGAGCCAGGCGCGCTCGGCTCGATCTCCTTCGCCGACAGCAGGACCCCGGAACAGTGGAGCAGGATCTCCAGTTACGTGAACTTCGACATGGTCGCCTCGCCTAACGGTGTGCTCGGCCTGTTCGGCAACGGCGCGGCACTCAACAGCTTCGAGGAGGCAGGGAAGCGGCTCGGCATTGCCTACGAGTTGATCGAACTGGTCGGGATGACCGACTCCGAGCCGATCCGGATCGTCGGCGGCGTCGATGTGGTGGGGGTGCACACAGGCTCGGTGCAGGAGATCACGGCCGACCAGGCGCGGCGCTTCGGGAGCATCGAGGGGGAGGCTGCGGACCGCTGCTACCACATGTACTGCGACACCTTGGCGACGGTGAACACGCCGGCGGTCAGGCAGCGGTGGGGGCAGATCGCCCGACTCTCGCTGGCCGGGGTGGAGGACCTGCTGGCGAACAGCTGA
- a CDS encoding sugar transferase translates to MQGNQRRQHALLAIADGIVIVSVATVAFTLRFGWGQRGELPWWLFAFLPLAWLLVLVAFGAYSLHHLRSGMEEYQRVATASLTLAGCIGIGCYLFNQDLSRAFFVLTFLGGASLLLLLRHGRRRLFNRLRVRGVLNSPVVVVGTPSHIDSISRVLRREKWLGYDIVGALTTSDIPETPGGLPVLGQVEDVTELVRRLPLRAVIFAEGSFQDGQQFKRVAWEMEKLSTEMIVVPAVTDISAGRLATRPVGGLPLVHVERPHALEASRWGKRAFDIVGSSLLLLASAPIVAAAALAIKLEDGGPVFFRQTRVGRMGQEFECFKMRSMVTDAEARKAALESANEGAGVLFKMAKDPRITKVGAFIRRFSVDELPQFLNVLRGDMSLVGPRPALPREVALYDRDTVRRLDVRPGLTGLWQVSGRSDLPWDETVRLDVYYVDNWSMLQDIVIIARTASAVLSSRGAY, encoded by the coding sequence GTGCAGGGAAATCAACGGCGGCAGCATGCCCTGCTCGCCATCGCGGACGGGATCGTCATCGTCTCCGTCGCGACCGTCGCGTTCACACTGCGCTTCGGATGGGGCCAGCGAGGCGAACTGCCATGGTGGCTGTTTGCCTTCCTGCCCTTGGCTTGGCTGCTGGTGCTGGTGGCCTTCGGCGCGTACTCGCTGCATCACCTGCGCTCCGGCATGGAGGAGTACCAGCGCGTCGCCACCGCGTCGCTGACGCTGGCGGGCTGCATCGGCATCGGGTGCTACCTGTTCAACCAGGACCTGTCGCGCGCCTTCTTCGTGCTCACCTTCCTCGGCGGGGCCTCGCTCCTGCTCCTGCTGCGCCACGGCAGGCGAAGGCTGTTCAACAGGCTCCGCGTCCGCGGCGTGCTCAACTCGCCCGTCGTCGTGGTGGGGACCCCGAGCCACATCGACTCGATCTCGAGGGTGCTGCGCAGGGAGAAGTGGCTCGGCTACGACATCGTGGGGGCGCTCACCACGAGCGATATCCCGGAGACGCCGGGCGGGCTTCCCGTCCTCGGCCAGGTCGAGGACGTGACGGAACTGGTGCGGCGCCTCCCGCTGAGGGCGGTGATCTTCGCAGAGGGTTCCTTTCAGGACGGTCAGCAGTTCAAGCGCGTGGCGTGGGAGATGGAGAAGCTCTCCACGGAGATGATCGTGGTGCCCGCGGTGACCGACATCTCGGCAGGCAGGTTGGCGACCCGACCGGTCGGCGGGCTGCCGCTGGTGCACGTGGAGCGGCCACATGCCCTCGAGGCGTCCCGGTGGGGGAAGCGGGCCTTCGACATCGTCGGCTCGTCACTGCTGCTGTTGGCCTCTGCCCCGATCGTCGCGGCCGCGGCGCTTGCCATCAAGCTTGAGGACGGGGGGCCGGTGTTCTTCCGGCAGACCCGGGTCGGCCGGATGGGCCAGGAGTTCGAGTGCTTCAAGATGCGGTCGATGGTCACCGACGCCGAGGCGAGGAAGGCGGCGCTCGAGTCGGCCAACGAGGGAGCAGGGGTGCTGTTCAAGATGGCCAAGGATCCCCGCATCACGAAGGTCGGGGCGTTCATCCGCCGCTTCTCGGTGGACGAACTGCCGCAGTTCCTCAACGTGCTGCGCGGCGACATGAGCCTGGTCGGGCCGCGCCCCGCGCTGCCCCGGGAGGTGGCGCTGTACGACCGCGACACCGTCCGACGGCTTGACGTGAGGCCAGGCCTCACCGGCTTGTGGCAGGTGTCCGGCCGCTCCGACCTGCCATGGGATGAGACGGTGCGCCTCGACGTCTACTACGTCGACAACTGGTCGATGCTGCAGGACATCGTCATCATCGCGAGGACGGCGAGCGCGGTGCTCAGCTCTCGAGGGGCGTACTGA
- a CDS encoding ArsR family transcriptional regulator, which translates to MKIRPPLLAPLLRSDLQGELLAELFLHPGQESTLTDLATRLGAGLTTVHTEVGRLSEAGLLRERRIGRARLVAADPEHPLAPALTELLTLSYGPTAVLPGLLRGTKGLDEAFVYGSWAARRLGEPGPFPEDVDVLLIGAVSRRTAARLQAEATAALRRDVNLTVLSPSEWVEPTQGFTRTVKKSPLVALAVP; encoded by the coding sequence GTGAAGATCCGTCCGCCGTTGCTCGCGCCGCTGCTGCGCTCCGACCTGCAGGGCGAGTTGCTGGCGGAACTCTTTCTGCATCCAGGGCAGGAGTCCACGCTCACCGACCTGGCGACCCGGCTCGGCGCCGGGCTGACCACCGTGCACACCGAGGTGGGGCGGCTCTCCGAGGCCGGCCTGCTGCGCGAGCGGCGGATCGGCAGGGCCCGCCTCGTCGCCGCGGATCCAGAGCATCCGCTTGCTCCCGCCCTGACGGAACTGCTCACGCTCAGCTACGGCCCGACCGCGGTGCTGCCGGGGCTGCTGCGCGGGACCAAGGGTCTCGATGAGGCGTTCGTCTACGGGTCCTGGGCCGCGCGCAGGCTCGGGGAGCCGGGGCCATTCCCCGAGGACGTGGACGTGCTGCTGATCGGCGCCGTGTCCAGGCGCACCGCGGCGAGGCTCCAGGCGGAGGCGACCGCCGCGCTGCGGCGCGACGTGAACCTCACGGTCCTCTCCCCATCCGAGTGGGTCGAGCCGACGCAGGGCTTCACCCGCACCGTCAAGAAGTCTCCCCTCGTGGCGCTCGCGGTCCCGTAG